A part of Flavobacteriaceae bacterium GSB9 genomic DNA contains:
- a CDS encoding DUF6090 family protein, which produces MIKFFRNIRKTLLNEGKTTKYLKYAIGEIILVMIGILLAIQVNNWNEERKKNISLGKSLGQIINDLKQDEETLKIYEEMEHKHLQYLEAISNRNYNNIKLDSLLHNLDHYWYFFESDNAYSTLKSNGLFSEIKNEGLKGNLTNYYERQYDHLEASSEFAETFTNDRIVPFVLSNLDWDENRIVDEKLVKERMATTNLLQLVKFQIDVKRYCINQINYALALNNTLRIEIKKEIDNLK; this is translated from the coding sequence ATGATAAAATTTTTTAGAAACATACGAAAAACCCTTTTGAATGAGGGCAAGACCACCAAATATCTAAAATATGCCATTGGTGAAATTATATTAGTTATGATTGGAATTCTATTGGCAATTCAAGTTAACAACTGGAATGAGGAAAGAAAGAAAAATATAAGCCTCGGAAAATCTCTTGGCCAAATAATAAATGACTTGAAGCAAGATGAAGAAACTTTGAAAATTTATGAAGAGATGGAACATAAACATCTTCAATATCTGGAGGCAATCTCAAACAGGAATTATAACAACATTAAGTTAGATTCATTACTGCATAATCTAGACCACTACTGGTACTTTTTTGAGAGTGATAACGCTTATTCAACTTTAAAATCAAATGGTCTGTTCTCGGAAATTAAAAATGAGGGTCTAAAAGGTAATTTGACAAACTATTACGAAAGGCAATATGACCATTTAGAAGCTTCTTCTGAATTTGCTGAAACCTTTACCAATGATAGAATAGTACCTTTTGTACTATCGAATTTGGATTGGGATGAAAACAGAATAGTTGATGAAAAGCTAGTTAAAGAAAGGATGGCTACGACCAATCTTTTGCAACTTGTCAAATTTCAAATAGATGTAAAAAGATATTGTATTAATCAAATTAACTATGCACTTGCACTAAATAATACTTTGAGAATAGAAATTAAAAAGGAAATAGATAATTTGAAATAA